The Faecalibacterium sp. I3-3-33 DNA window AATCGGCTTGCCCTGTTCGTCCAGCTTTTCCATCTTCTGCTTCACCTTATACGGCGCAGGGGCAAGGATTTTGATACCTTTTTCGCCTTTCTTCACGGTGCGGTGGAACGTGTCCTTCCACTTGTTGAAGCCCGCCACCAGTTGCCCGCCCTGCATGGCGATCAGCAAGGTGTTGTTGAAGCTGTAATTGTGGAATTTCGCCATCGTGGTGAGATAGACTTTGTAACGGTCGCTGTCGAACAACTGCTGAATCCCTGTTTCCAGCCGGTCCGTGATTTCTTTCATGCGTTCCGCGCTGTCCTTTCCGTTCAGGATAATGGGAATAACTTTCTGCGGTTCTGTTTCAGGCTGAACAGGCGGCGGGATGTTGGCCGAATCTCGCAAAACTTCCGGCGCAGGAAAGGACAGCACCCGGTATTCCTCCGGCACAGGCTGGCCCTCGTGGACTTTCTGCCACGCATCCCCGCTTTTGACAAGGTAGCCATACTCGGTAAACACGCCCTGCTCCTGCTGGGCCACATACCGGCCGAACTGCGCCGTGTCGATGCCGCCTTTCCATTCGTCCGGCATATCCACCATGCCGGAACGGTTCAGATAGTAGTCGCCCAGTTGGGCAGGCCCGTGCACATCCGGCAGATGCACATAGTAGTCCACGTTTTCGGGAAAGTCGGTGATTCTCCCGATGCTGAAAAGCTCACTCTGCGGGGCTTGCAAAGCGGCGTTCAGCTCTGCGCGTTCCCCGGCAGAAAGCGTTTCCAGCCGTGCGGCAAGAAAGTTCAGCTCGTCCACATTGGATGCCAGCACCATGTTGTAGGGGATGGCAAAACGCTTTTCTTCCTCGGCAAAATAGCCGGAAATGAAAAGGCCCTGCGGATTATCGGACGAAATGTCGATTTGCCGCAGGGCTGCTTGTACCTGTTCGGTTGTGGTAGGCAGGTCCAGCCAGACGCCATCCCTGCCTTGCTGCTGCCGATTTTGCAGCTGGATGGAAAATAATTCGCTCATTTGGTCACACTCCTTTTTTGCTATCCTACGGATAGAGAGAGCCGGTTATGGCAAAATGAAATGCTTCACCTTACCATAACCGGCCCTCGTATTTTTGCCTTACTCTTTGCGCTCTACCCGGTAATTGACGTACTTGCCTCCCGTATCTGCCAGAAGCACCGTTGCATCATAGGTTTTGCCTGTCTTTCCGGAATAGAGGCCCTTGACCTTTGCCTTACCGTTTTTGAGCAGAGCAGCGGCGATCTTCGGTGTGAACGCCTTTTTGCGCTGCTCAAAGAAGCGGTCATTCTTCCACATCACGAACTGACAGCTACGATTCCCGCAGTAGAAGTTTTTCTTGCCCTCATAGACGTTTTCACTGCACCGGGGACACTTGCCGATAATAACCCGTTCCGACTGGAACAGGTTTTGCTTATCTGCACTGATACAAGAATAGGTCTTGACCAGCTGGCGCACCTGCGCCTCAATTTCGGCCATGAACTCGTCCGGGTCTGCATTGCCCTTGGCAATCTCGGTCAGACGATTCTCCCATTCGGCGGTCAGAGAGGGAGAGGTCAGGCTTTCCGGCAGAACCACCGCCAGATTGACGCCGTCCTTGGTGGGAACAAGTTGCTTGCCCTTGCGCTGCACAAAGCCCATTTGCACCAGTTTTTCCAGAATCGCGGCACGGGTGGCGGGTGTGCCCAGCCCCTTGCGTTCTGCATGGCCCAGGCCACCCTCTCTTGCTCCTGCGGAGCAATTCACCTTGTCCTCCGGCATATCTTCGGCCCCGGCCCGCTCCATTGCTGACAGGAGCGTATCTTCGGTGTAGGCTTTCGGCGGGGACGTGAAGTGTTCCGAAACGTTAGCCGTCACGGAAAAACTCTGTCCCTCGGCCAGTTCCGGCAGGGTGTTCAGCACTTCTTCCTCGGTATCTGATTTCAGGGTGGAGCGGAACTGCTGGTCGATCTCTTTCCAGCCGAGAATAAGCACCGTTTTTCCCTTGGCGGTGAACTCGTTCCCGGCGCAGGAGAACACAGCAGTCACAGTTTCGTACTCATGGGGCGCGGCTATCGCGCAGAGCAGCTTGGAGCAGACAAGGTTCAGCAGCTTGCATTCACTCTCGGCAAGGCCGGTGAAGCCCTGTTTTACAAATTCGGCCGTGGGAAGGATGGCATGATGGTCCGCTACCTTTTTGCTGTTCAGCACACGGTCTACATCCGGGGTAAGTGCAAGCCCTTGGGCAAAGGGCAGCAGCCCCAGCAGATCAGACACAAGATGTTGTGCTGTCTGGCCCATGTCCTCGGTCAGATATTGGCTGTCTGTGCGGGGATAAGTCAGCAGTTTCTTTTCGTAAAGCTGCTGGGCGTAATCAAGGGTCTGCTTGGCCGTGAAACCGAACAGACGGTTTGCCTCCCGCTGCAAGGTGGTCAGGTCATAGAGCTTGGGCGGCTGTTCTGTCTTTTTCTCCCGTTTGACAGAAGTACAAACGGTAGTTGTGCCTGTGCATTTTTCTTTGAGAGAATTTGCGGTTTCTGCATCCGCAATGCGCCCACTGTCTGCTTTCAGGCTGCCGGAATGGATGCCGACCGTATAATACTTTTCTTTCTGGAAGCGCAGGATTTTTGCATCCCGGTCCACCAGCATTTTCAATGTCGGTGTCTGTACGCGGCCCACGGTCAGAGTCTTGTGGTACAGCACCGAAAACAGCCGCGTTGCATTGATGCCCACCAGCCAATCTGCTTTTGCACGGCAGAGGGCCGATTGGTACAGCGCATCATAATCCGAATCCGGGCACAGGTTTGCAAAGCCCTCCCGGATGGCGGCATCCTCCATGCTGGAAATCCAGAGCCGCTTTACGGGTTTCGTGCAGCCGGCCATTTGGTAGACAAAGCGGAAGATCAGTTCTCCCTCCCGGCCTGCGTCGGTTGCGGCGGTCACACTGTCCACATCCGGGCGGTTGAGCAGAGAGCGCACAATTTCAAACTGCTGTTTCTTTTCGTCCGGGACAATGAACTGCCACGGCTGGGGCAGGATGGGCAAATCTTCATACTTCCACTTGCAGTATTTTTCATCGTACTGGCCCGCTTCCGCAAAGGACACCAGATGCCCGATGCACCAGCTGACAAGATACCCGTCGCCCTGCCAGTAGCCGTTTTGCTTTTCATCGGCCCCGATCACGGTGGCAATGCTGCGGGCAACACTGGGCTTTTCGGCAATCACCAGCTGAACGCTCATGTTTCGTCCTCCTGTCCGTTCTCCGAATGAATCTCGATTTCAGCCGGTTCCTCGTCTGCATCCTCGTCCTCGCCAAAATCGTATTCGTCCAGATCATCGTGCCCGGTGGTATCGGCCTTGGGCTTGCGGAACTTGAAATAATAGAGTGCCGCGCCACCGCCCGCCAGAGCCAGCGCCAGCAGAATCATCAGACTGCCCATGTTGGATTTCGGCTTTTCCTGCGGCGTTTCGGTGTCGGTTTTCACAGCTTCCGGGGCCGTGCAGTTGCGCAGACTCTTTTCACACAAGGGGCAGTTTTCGTTCACGTTTCCTGCCTCACATTTCACCGTGCAGGTGCAGACCTCGGCGGCCTGCGGCTCTTCATCCAGCAGGGCCAGCAAGTCGGCATCGTCCACTTGGTTCAGGAAGTGAACGGATGTTTCTTTGTCCTCATTGGCGCGGTCGATCAGAATGTAAAAATAATTCCCGGCCTTGGTGGTCACAGTGATAAGCTGCTTGTCGCCATAGAAATCATCCACCAGTGTTGCATTGCCCTTGGGCGTGATGGGCACACCCTCCGGCTCCATGCCGCCCGTAGTTGGTTCTTCCTCGGTAATTTCCGGCAGAGGTTCCGGGGCAGGGTCAGTGCCGCTTGCAAAAGCGGGCATGGAGAACGAGCAGAGGCAGAGCAGGATAGCCAGCAATCCAGCAGCAAAACGGTAGTTCCAATCAGGTTTCATCGGCGGCATCCTCCTGTTTGTGGTACGGGGTGACGGTAGGAGCGGCGTTCAGCGCACCGCTGCGCAGAAAAGCCGCAAACTCGTCCGGTTTCATGTTCATGCTGCGCACCAGCTGAATGATCTGCAAATTTTCCTGTTCGGTCTTTGCAGCTTCCAGTTCTTTCAACTGCTGCTGGTATTCGCTGATTTTTTCTTTGAGCCGTTCAATATCGCGCTCAATGCGGGAAAGTCTTTTTGCCATACAAAATCCTTTCTGGCGTCACGGTAAACGCCCGTAGCTATAAAAATGTTCCTGCCAATATTTTGAGTTGAGGTTCGTGTAGGAGATGGGGTCGCCACAGTGCAGCATGATGGAATTGCCCACATAGATGCCGCAATGGCTCACGCCGGGGGTATCGTAGGTTCCCTTGAAAAACACAAGGTCGCCCGGTTTGACCTGCGCCGCCGAAACAGGAGTGCAGAGGTTATAAAGCCCCTGTGCGTTCTTGCGGCCCACGTTCCAGCCGGAGTGATTCAGCACCCACGAAATGTAGCCGCTGCAATCAAAGCTGGTGCTGGGCGAACTGCCGCCCCACACATACGGGTAGCCGATGTACTTCGTGGCTTCCTCCATCATGGCGGCAAACCTATCATCCTTTAGTGCTTCCGGGGGAATATCGTAGTAGGTGGGCTGCTTGATGGTGGACGCATTGGGGTACTGTGCCTGCCCGAACAAATCCGGCCGGTTGCCCAGCGTGCGCATATAGAGCGAATAAGCACTGAGTTGTTCTTCGGTCAGCACTTCCACGGGCAGGTGAGATAAATCTTTGTTCTTCAGCTTGACCGTACAGATGTAGTATTCATACGGCTCTTGGTAGGTGATAACCTGCGGCACACCATACGGGCCAATAATGACCATCATTTTTGTGCGGTAACGTATCTGCATGGTCACGGTCTCGGTCAGAATGTATTGCTTTTCAAACAGCATTTCAAGTTCACCCTGCACCTCGGCCAGCGTGAACACACCGTCATGCAGCGCGGACAAAATCGAGATCAACACATAGGGGTCATGCTCGATTTCGTCCAGATAAAAATGGTACTCGTCATAGTTGTGGGTGGCCTCGTAGGTGTCCAGATACCGTTGTAACTTTTGTTCCAGCTTGGCGTAGGCTTTCTCGGCACCCAGCATATCCTTATCCTTGGAAAAGTAAGAGGATGCCGTCACGCCGGTTCCAGCGGTGCCCGCCATCACGGTGCAGGACTGCAAACCCGTTATCAAGAGCAGAGCCAGCAGACCGAACACCGCCACGATCAGAATGGTTTTCCAGTTCCGGGCCGCAAATTCGGCTACCCGTTCGCCGCCCTCGGCCGCCAGCTTCGTTACCCGGAAACCGTTCTCTGCGGTGGTGGCCGCACCCTGCGCGGCGGCTTGGCCGGCCTGCCGTGCAGCTTTGGCATACTGCTGCTTTATACGCTGTTTCTGCCACATCCGGGAAATGGGGTTGCTGGCGGACTGCGCAAGCTGCGGATTGTCCCGCAAGGATTTTTGGTAAAAGTATTCTGCATTGGCAGACATGAGCTGACGCTCTGCCTTTTCCACGGCCTTGTAGGGCTTCATCTTGTGGTGCCGGATGCCGCTGCGGATGACCTTGGCGGTCTGATGCTCCACCAGTTCTTCACCCTTGTGGCCACCCTCCACACCCACATTTTCGTGTTCGACTTCATGGATTTTTCCGTGAGCGAACAGCAACGCTTCTGATAGCGGGCGGCTGGCCGGGTTTGGTTTCAGGCTGGGCGGGCCTTTGTCCTGCTGCTCAAAACGCAGGGTGGATTTCGCCTTGCCGCTGGCGGCATCGTAGATTTTTTCCTTGACCGGGACACGTTTTTTCGGCAAAGCAGCGCGGGCCGCATCCAGCTTGTCGGCTTTCGCTTCCGCCTTTTGGATGTACGGCTGCAACGCCGGGTCTGCCCGTTCTTCTTCGGTCAGTTCCAGACGGGCGGCGGAACGGTGCAGACCATCTTCACTCTCGGCGGTTTCCGCAGCTTGTTTGGCTTTTTTCTTTGCCTTGTGCTTGTCCTTTACGTCCTCGGTGCGTTCCAGTATTTTTTCGGTCTTGCCCTCGGAATCCGTGGAATAATCCTGTTCCGCCTCCCGGCTGGAAACGTTCTCCACAGTGCCGTCCGCCTGATTTTCTACCACCAGACCGTCACGGGTCATGGTCTGGGTGACTTTGGCTTTTGCCTGCAATTCTTTCAAGGTTCTTCACCTCCCATCGGACAGCGGCCCGTTTCAATGTCCGCAATGTATTTTAGAATCGGGAACACCTGCGGCGGCGAAACTGCATTGCCCAGTGTTTTCATCCGCTTGCTGCGGTTCGGCACCTCTTCGGTCAGACGCGGGATGTCGGAGGGCTCTTTGGCCCAAAGAAAATGTCCGTCCATTTGCGCGGGAAACCCATCAGCCACTCTACCCAGTCCGGGTTGAGATAGGGCTTTTCCAGCGTGGTGGGGGTCATGCGGTAGACCACATGGGAAAGCCGCGCCGTCCACGCCTTGCCGTCCTTGTTCATCTTGCGGTAGCTGCCGTTCGCAGAGATTTGGATGTCCAGCCCCTTGCCCACATCCCCGGTGTCGCTGGCAAGGGGGGTGGGAAGCAGCGGAGCCGATGATGAATACCCGTTTCCGTTCGTGCCACGCGCCAACGGCAGCAGCAGGTAATACGAAAACCCGAACATCGTAACCTGCCTGCTCCAAGTCAATGAGCGTTTTGTCGAGCCCCATACGGAGGAAGCCAGCAACATTTTCTCCAAGCACCCAACGGGGCTGCAATTCCCGGATGACCCGCAGCATTTCGGGCCACAGGTAGCGTTCATCGTGGAAGCCGCGCTGCCGCCCTGCGGTGGAGAACGGCTGGCACGGGAAGCCACCTGAAATGAGGGTGACGGTGCGAAGTCCTGTTTTTTCAAAGAAAGCCTCCTTTGTTACGGTGGTGATGTCCTGAAATCGGGGCACCTCCGGCCAGTGGCTTGCCAGCACAGCGGCGGGGAAGGCCGCCCACTCGCATTGACAGACAGAGGTGAAACCCGCTGCTTCTGCGGCAAGGTCGATGCCGCCGATGCCGGAAAACAAGCTGAAATGTGTTAGGCTCATAGCTCCACCACCTCGCTAAGCCGGGTGGTCATGATCTTATAGAGCTGGGTGTTTTTCGGGATGGGGTTTGAGAACGGCAACACCACGTTCTCAAAAATCAGCAGTCCTTCGCCCGGTTCCGAATTGTCGATGTACTTCTGCTGGTCTGCGGAGAGGTTCAGCCGTTCCGAAAGGATTTTGCGGTCGCCGGATGCCTGATTCAGCAGCGTGATGAAGTCGCTGTTTTCCAGAATGTTCTCGATCTCCGGGGAAGAAAGAAGGTCCTTCACATTCTGGGTGGCGCCTGTGGGCACGCCGCCCCATTTGCGGAAGCGTTTCCAAATCTCGGCACTGTATGCGGCGGTCTGTTCCTCTTTCAAGAGCAAGTGGAACTCGTCCGCAAAATACCATGTGGCCCGGCCTTGGCTGCGGTTCTGGGTAACGCGGCCCCATATCTGGTCTTGGATAATGAGCATCCCCAGTTTTTTTAACTGCTTGCCCAGTTCTTTGATGTCAAAGGCCACAAGCCGATTATGGATGTCCACATTCGTTTTGTGATTAAACACATTCAGCGAGCCGGACACATACAAGTCCAATGCCTGCGCTACCCGGTCCGCTTCCGGCAAGTGCTGGTCGAGCAGGGCTTGGTGGAGGTCAGACAAAATCGGCATATTTTCCGGGCAGGGATTCGCCAGATAGGGGCGGTAGATAGCTTTCACGGCACGGTCTATCACGGTGCGTTCAATCGCTTCCAGACCTGTTTTGCCGCCCATGACCAGCTCACAGAACGACAGCACAAAATCCGACTTCAAGGCCAGCGGGCTGTCATCTTCGGAATAATTCAGGTTGATGTCCAGAGGATTCACATAGTCCTTGCTGGTGGGCGAAAGTTTGATGACCTGCCCATGCAGCCGCTTGACCAGCGGATAATACTCGGCCTCTGGGTCTGAAATGAAAATATCGTCAGCAGTCGTTAAAAACACACTGACGATTTCGGACTTGCAGCTCATGGATTTGCCGCTGCCGGGCGTGCCCAGCTTCAAGCCGTTGGGACACCGGGCCTGCTTGCGGTCCAGCATGATCATGTTGTGGGATTTTGCGTTGATGCCGTAGTACATGGCCGCACCGCTCTGAAAAAGCTCCTGCGTTACAAAGGGCACAAACACCGCCACGTTGGAGGTGGTAAGGCTGCGCTGAATCTTTATCTGGTTGATGCCCAGCGGCAGGCTGGACACAAGGCCCTGCTCCTGCTGGTAGTCCAGCCGGACAAGCGAGCAGTTATACTTCTGGGCCACACCTGCGGCTTGGAACACATCGTTGCCCAGCTTTTGCTTGGTGTCGGCCACATTCAGCACTAAAAAAGTCAGCATGAAAAGCCGTTCGTTCCGGGTCTGCAATTTGTTCAGCAGCTTTTTGGCATCCTCGCCGTAGGTGGCAAGGTCGCTGGGCAGTATATCCATGTCGTACCCGGAACGGACAGCCTTTTTCTGTTCCTGAATCTTCATAGCATCAAGGTCTGTGATTTTCCGTTTGATGGTTTTGATGGCCTCGGTCTGGTCGATGGCCTGCACATGGAGATTGACGAGAATGCCGCTTTCCGTTTTGAGAAAATCGGCCAGCATTTCATCCGAAAGTTCCGGCGCAAGGATTTGTAAAAAGCTCACAGCTCCATATTTGCCGCCCAGTCCAAAAGTCTTGGCCGTGCCGAAGCAGAGGGAGGACGGGGCCACAAAATCCTTAGTGGACAGGCCGGAGGGCGCCAGCCAGTCCCAGTCAAAGCGGAACGGTTCCCCGTCCGGGTGGAAGATGCCGTGCAGCACCTCCAAACGCGCCTGTCCGTCCATGACGTGCGCCACGCAGCCCATGGTCTTGAAATAGCCCAGCAGGTCAAGACCAATGCGGGTCAGCCGCGCCCGTGCGGTTTTTAGATTGTCTGCCTCGATGGTGAAGGTCAGGTACTTGGTTTTGACAATGCCGTTGTTTCCGCTGGCAAGCTGCTTTTGCAGGATGGCGGTGTACTCGGCGCGGATGTCGTCAAAATCATCCCCCTGCGGTGCGATCTCAAAACTTTTTGCGTACTGCACCGGGTCAACTTTGCGATTCAAAAACGAAAGCTGCACATGGATGGAAGCATCCACATAGTTGTAGAGGTCGCACAGGTGTTCAAAGATGGCAGTTCTTGTTTCCGGCTGGGCCAGCTGATAACTGATGTCCTCAAAGGCAATGCACTTGGAGAATGTGCGCCGGTCAATGCGGCACACACCGTCCGGGTAGATGGCCTCATACGGGATGGTGGCCTGTGCCGTGCGGGGCTTGCCATCCCCCTTGTACTTGCGGATAACAGCATCAATTTCTTTTTTCTGGGTGCGGGTGAGCTTTTTGGGCTTTTCGGTTTCGCGGGGTATCGTTTTTCTGGACAATGGCCTTTACCTCCTGTTCCATTTGGTATTGCCGCACAAGGGCGGCGTAAGCATTGTTGGTTTGATAGGGCCTTTCCTTGGGACAGATAAAGCAGCACTGAATCATTTGCTGAATCACTACTTCAAGGGGCTGGCCATGCCGCTCGAACAGGGCGAACAGCAGCCCCGGCAGCATGGCAAAAATCATCAGCAGGGCCGCCGCACTGTTGGAAAGAAAGTTCCGGGCCAAAAAATAAAGCGGCCCGCCCGTAAGGAGCGCACCGCCGAAGCAGACCAGCTGCCGCTTGGTCAGTCCGAATAAGACTTTGGATTTTACATGGGTCAAATCTTTGGGAACGGTCACATACGCCATTCAAACGCTCCTTTCTCAATGGGCACCGAACACCGACTTGCTGATGCTGCCGGTCTTGAACAGACAGAAGCAGAGCAGAACGGTATAGCCCATACAGCCCCAGATGGCCCCGGCAATGTCCGCCGCGCCCGAAATGTTGCGTATCAGCACCGCGTAAATGCCCACGACAATCATAATCAGGAACGCTTGGAAACCCAGTGCCAGCAAAGACTTCAAGTAGTTCTGCCCGGTGCTGCGCCACTCGCTGCTGCCCATGGTCGCCAGCGGGATAGGCCCCAGTGCGGTCACAACATAAATCTCGATCATGCGGCCGTAGGTCACAAGGAAAATACAGATAGACAGGATGTTCATGGTCAGACCCACCACAAGGGTCTGGAACCACAGGCTGAGCAGACTGCCAATGGTCATGCTTTCCAGCTGAAATTCCAGTCCGGGTATCAGGCGGTCAAAGTGGATGGATGTTTCGCCGATGATAACGCCGGAGCTTTGGTTGACAACGCTCTGGGTGGCATCGAACACGCCCATGACGATATTCCATGTGTTGCTGACAATGAGGATGGCAAAGGCAGACTTGAAAATCCAGCGGAAGAACATGGAGGTGTCAAAGTCGTGCATATTGTTCTTTTCGGTAATCATCTGGATAAGCTCATGGCACATCACAAGAGCAAGGATGGCCGCTGCAATGGGCAGCACCACCGTTTCGGAAAGACTACGCAGCATATTGAAAATGCCGCTGTTCCACGCCTGCGGGGTAGAGCCGACATCCGAAGCGATTTCGCCCACCTTAGCGTTCACGTTATCGAACAGGCCGGAGAGGTTGCCCGTGATGCCATCTATCAAAATGCTTTTTATCCATTTCTCGATGATCTCACTAATCAAGCAAAGATACCTCCTTTCCAGCGCCCTCCCACTTTTCTGGGAGAGCGCGGAGTAGGATTTTAAGTGTTCGTTGTTCGGAAAATTGTGGGTGGCGATGCAGGACTTAGCCCAGCAGCCCGGACAGCAGCGGGACAAGGGTCACGCCGATCAGGGCAACGCCGCCGCCCGCGACCAGCTGCTTCACGCCCTGGCTCTTGCTGCCGGGGTTATCCTGTCCATAGCCCTCCAACAGGTTGATGCCACCCCAGACACACAGGGCACCGCCCAGACCGACCACAATCGTCTGCAAAGTATCAACTGCGCTGTTGAAAAATTCCATAAGGTCCTCACTTTCTGCCGCTTGTTCTGCGGCACTCAAAAATTTTTTCAAAAAATGCCGCCTCATTCGGCGGCTGCATCTTCATCCGACAGGTCGATTTCGTACAGGTCAAAACTTTCGTCCTGTGCGACTACCTGCTGCCGTTTCCGGCGCAGGGTGGATAAGAACCTGTCCACCTCAAAGGTATTCTTTTTGTCCGCGTCCGCAAGGTACTTGTAGTGCGGGTGCTTTGTAATGTCGAACTTCTCCGAGAAGAACGGCCTCACGCCCCGCAGCTGCAAAATGCACCTGCCGCCGTCCATGATTGCGATTTCGTCCTCTGACATCAACGCCTTTCCTAATTTTTGATAGTTCAGTCCGTGGGAGGTTTGAGAACCCCGGTTCTCGCTGGTGTTGAAACTGTCGATGGTCTCTTTCCCCAGCGCATCGGAGATCTCTTTGGCATTTTTGCCCCGCCCACTCAAAAAGAGAACAGAATCGCAGTTGTCTGAAATGATTTCGGCGGCATCTTTGTAGATGGCTTTCAGCTGCGACTGGCTCTGCAAAATGATGGATGCCGAGATTTCCCGGCTGCGGATGGTGGCGATCAGCTTGTCGAAGTTGGGTATCCGCCCGATGTTGGCGAACTCGTCCAGAACCAGCCGCACATGGACAGGCAGCCGACCGCCGTATTTGTCATCCGCACGGTCACACAGCAGATTGATAAGCTGGCTTTGGAGCATGGCGAGAATGAAGTTGAAAGTGGTGTCCGTGTCGCTCATAATCAGGAACAATACCGTCTTTTCATCCCCGATGGTGTCCAGCTCCATTTCATCATCCTCCATCAGTTCCCGCACTTCCCGGATGTCAAATGGGGCTAAACGGGCACCGCAGCTTATCAGGATGGAGGAACGGGTCTTGCCCGCCGACAGCAAAAACTTTTTGTACTGCCGGACGGCGAAGTGGTCCGGGTCTTTCTGTTCCAGCCGTTCAAACATGAGGTCCACCGGGCTTTGAAACTCCGGGTCATCTTCACGGGCTTCACTGGCGTTTATCATTTCCAGCAGGGTGGTGAAGTTCATTTCTTCTGCCGGGGCCTCATACCAGATGTAGCCGATAAGCGCGGTGTAGAACAGCCGTTCCGACTTCACCCAAAAATCTTCTGCTGATTTTTCACCCTCGCCCTTGGTGTTGGCGATAAGGGTATTCACCAGCTTCAGCACGTCTTTTTCCGAGTGGATATAGACAAAGGGGTTGTACTTCATGGACTTGGAAAAGTTTATCGTGTTCAGGATTTTCACCCGGTAGCCCGCCCGCTGGAACATTTGGCCTGTTTCGAGAACCAGTGTGCCTTTCGGGTCTGTGACTACGAATGAGGTGGGATAGTCGGAAGTGGGGAAACATTGCATGAGGTTGGGCTTCACATAGAAGCGGGTCTTGCCGCTGCCGGAGCCGCCGATCACCAGCACGTTCTTGTTCCGGGCCGTCTTGGGGTCTTTGGGACGCCCGGTCATGGTCAGGCGTTCGGTCTGGGTCAGCAGGATGTTGTTTTCAAACTTGGGGTCGATGTACGGGGCAATATCTTTGGCGGTGCCCCATCGGGCAGAGCCGTATTCTTCACCCTTGCGGTATTTCTTGGCGTTCTTGCCTTTGCTGTACACGATGAGCCGGACAGCCACCGCCCCGGCAACGCCCACGCACAGGTCAAACGGATGCAGGCTGGGTAGCGGGTTTGCAAAGGCGGCGGAGATGCCGCCCGTCAGGTGGAGTAGCTTTGCCGAAGCATCCGCGCCCGCCGCCAGACGGTACGCCTGCCCGCATTTGGCGAACAGGTACACGAACAGCAGATACGGCAGATTCAGCAACAGCAGCTTTTTCAGTTCAGGCTTCATCGTTCCAGCCCCCTTTGCTTGATTTTTTCCTTCGCACGTTTCGGCTGCTGGACGGCTTTCTGATTGGCTGTTGCCAGCACCTTGCGGATAGAGGGCCGCTGCTCCTTGGTGAGCGTTTTGGCCGTGAACTCCCGGAACGCCTGTTCCAGATTGTCCGCATCCTTGGTCTTGAAGATCACGATGTAGTGGGGCGGCTGGGTGGTCTTGTCCTTGCGCAAGGTAAAGTCCACGCCGTACTTCTTGGCGCAGGGTTTGAATGCCCCGATGTTCGCCTCCGTGACTTCAATGTTGGTCAGGGACGCGCCGTGGGCTTTCAGCTGTTTCAGGCTTTGCTTGCCGTGATGCAGCTTTGGTCCCTTGGCCCGGTGCTGCAAGTATTTTTTCAACGCAGCTTGCAGGGC harbors:
- a CDS encoding DNA topoisomerase 3; its protein translation is MSVQLVIAEKPSVARSIATVIGADEKQNGYWQGDGYLVSWCIGHLVSFAEAGQYDEKYCKWKYEDLPILPQPWQFIVPDEKKQQFEIVRSLLNRPDVDSVTAATDAGREGELIFRFVYQMAGCTKPVKRLWISSMEDAAIREGFANLCPDSDYDALYQSALCRAKADWLVGINATRLFSVLYHKTLTVGRVQTPTLKMLVDRDAKILRFQKEKYYTVGIHSGSLKADSGRIADAETANSLKEKCTGTTTVCTSVKREKKTEQPPKLYDLTTLQREANRLFGFTAKQTLDYAQQLYEKKLLTYPRTDSQYLTEDMGQTAQHLVSDLLGLLPFAQGLALTPDVDRVLNSKKVADHHAILPTAEFVKQGFTGLAESECKLLNLVCSKLLCAIAAPHEYETVTAVFSCAGNEFTAKGKTVLILGWKEIDQQFRSTLKSDTEEEVLNTLPELAEGQSFSVTANVSEHFTSPPKAYTEDTLLSAMERAGAEDMPEDKVNCSAGAREGGLGHAERKGLGTPATRAAILEKLVQMGFVQRKGKQLVPTKDGVNLAVVLPESLTSPSLTAEWENRLTEIAKGNADPDEFMAEIEAQVRQLVKTYSCISADKQNLFQSERVIIGKCPRCSENVYEGKKNFYCGNRSCQFVMWKNDRFFEQRKKAFTPKIAAALLKNGKAKVKGLYSGKTGKTYDATVLLADTGGKYVNYRVERKE
- a CDS encoding C40 family peptidase, which gives rise to MKELQAKAKVTQTMTRDGLVVENQADGTVENVSSREAEQDYSTDSEGKTEKILERTEDVKDKHKAKKKAKQAAETAESEDGLHRSAARLELTEEERADPALQPYIQKAEAKADKLDAARAALPKKRVPVKEKIYDAASGKAKSTLRFEQQDKGPPSLKPNPASRPLSEALLFAHGKIHEVEHENVGVEGGHKGEELVEHQTAKVIRSGIRHHKMKPYKAVEKAERQLMSANAEYFYQKSLRDNPQLAQSASNPISRMWQKQRIKQQYAKAARQAGQAAAQGAATTAENGFRVTKLAAEGGERVAEFAARNWKTILIVAVFGLLALLLITGLQSCTVMAGTAGTGVTASSYFSKDKDMLGAEKAYAKLEQKLQRYLDTYEATHNYDEYHFYLDEIEHDPYVLISILSALHDGVFTLAEVQGELEMLFEKQYILTETVTMQIRYRTKMMVIIGPYGVPQVITYQEPYEYYICTVKLKNKDLSHLPVEVLTEEQLSAYSLYMRTLGNRPDLFGQAQYPNASTIKQPTYYDIPPEALKDDRFAAMMEEATKYIGYPYVWGGSSPSTSFDCSGYISWVLNHSGWNVGRKNAQGLYNLCTPVSAAQVKPGDLVFFKGTYDTPGVSHCGIYVGNSIMLHCGDPISYTNLNSKYWQEHFYSYGRLP
- a CDS encoding DNA cytosine methyltransferase, whose protein sequence is MSLTHFSLFSGIGGIDLAAEAAGFTSVCQCEWAAFPAAVLASHWPEVPRFQDITTVTKEAFFEKTGLRTVTLISGGFPCQPFSTAGRQRGFHDERYLWPEMLRVIRELQPRWVLGENVAGFLRMGLDKTLIDLEQAGYDVRVFVLPAAAVGAWHERKRVFIIGSAASHPPCQRHRGCGQGAGHPNLCERQLPQDEQGRQGVDGAAFPCGLPHDPHHAGKALSQPGLGRVADGFPAQMDGHFLWAKEPSDIPRLTEEVPNRSKRMKTLGNAVSPPQVFPILKYIADIETGRCPMGGEEP
- a CDS encoding DUF4315 family protein, with product MAKRLSRIERDIERLKEKISEYQQQLKELEAAKTEQENLQIIQLVRSMNMKPDEFAAFLRSGALNAAPTVTPYHKQEDAADET
- a CDS encoding DUF4366 domain-containing protein, with amino-acid sequence MKPDWNYRFAAGLLAILLCLCSFSMPAFASGTDPAPEPLPEITEEEPTTGGMEPEGVPITPKGNATLVDDFYGDKQLITVTTKAGNYFYILIDRANEDKETSVHFLNQVDDADLLALLDEEPQAAEVCTCTVKCEAGNVNENCPLCEKSLRNCTAPEAVKTDTETPQEKPKSNMGSLMILLALALAGGGAALYYFKFRKPKADTTGHDDLDEYDFGEDEDADEEPAEIEIHSENGQEDET